Proteins from one Penicillium digitatum chromosome 2, complete sequence genomic window:
- a CDS encoding putative mitochondrial outer membrane protein has translation MELLLEAVGTLLPYHLLSYGALLGTELYQSFVNTKICYQVLPMKEFILLQKRLFPIYFGTQVGLTALTAATHPPFSVLSLVQDPWSVAPLTVVGLTGCLNWFVYGPRTTTATLVRRALQESENTEADSDGSNLRQANRNFARNHAMAIHLNAIAIIATVFYGFSLSAMLQAGI, from the exons ATGGAGTTATTACTCGAAGCAGTGGGCACTCTTCTCCCTTATCATCTTCTCTCCTATGGCGCTCTCCTCGGAACAGAGCTCTATCAG AGCTTTGTCAACACCAAAATATGCTACCAAGTATTGCCAATGAAGGAGTTCATTCTCCTACAAAAGCGCCTTTTCCCCATCTACTTTGGAACCCAGGTCGGACTCACAGCGTTGACCGCAGCAACACACCCACCATTCAGTGTTCTGTCACTAGTTCAAGATCCATGGAGTGTCGCTCCTCTTACTGTCGTTGGGTTGACTGGATGTCTGAATTGGTTCGTCTACGGGCCTCGGACGACCACTGCAACGTTGGTCCGGAGGGCCCTACAAG AAAGCGAGAACACCGAGGCTGATTCCGATGGGTCCAATTTGCGTCAGGCTAACCGCAACTTTGCGCGAAATCACGCAATGGCCATCCATTTGAATGCTATTGCCATCATAGCTACTGTGTTTTATGGATTTTCCCTGTCTGCGATGCTTCAGGCAGGAATTTAA
- a CDS encoding Pyoverdine/dityrosine biosynthesis protein, putative has protein sequence MVALAPDAEIVPTAYHPNLAEKGISLLENGTSNQKVALRTVETMPPRYDSADPAVMASNGNDTNQHEQNVLNSPIAFDTSNALFENEVMTMEVLKIIESYGVDFEKSGISWKGFESFVPIVLEQISRQEPIRMILPAFPFKSPNARSKVLGMMPDFGEELALAHLNGLCQNIGEVYGPGADIYISSDGLVYNDILGVPDETVWDYGETLRKMAIEKELHHVKFIRLFELLEHPWFPSSNPESAKAFYLAHARCLRRELMYSFADPSFDATQAIKTDNDTCLTYRGYIKFLTKDLAHLEEKEKSMSKRARQAQIADTARQMIIRGKMFAAAIKANRKDYVRLSIHESAGEKKLSVSLIPQRRGILGHTPWHSSVAVGLDGSYRTVHAEDVRDTHDLIYKNGQPYFFRERSGLFDWTEDGLSVKFEHLYPCGLLIRPADIDNVNPPPSIRSIPMQKVRQLSNGMSPIVIRGFSETLEEDLYVKKGEELGIILPWSFGIIQKVRDNGRSDKMGNNVTSNEAMPMHFDGIFKFAEITDPETGETKKVQDPPGYQFFTCPATAPKGNGYTLFASSRLFFRFLPLPWSTERLEKVTWAMDNDGFWDAKLKNLPLIVKHPVSGLPCLRWHQPWDATKTKFSTCDVTIENDDPDLVKVVDRLTYDYRVCLRFGWEKGDLLVSDNAAMLHTRTGYLSDCDRELWRIHCD, from the exons ATGGTCGCCTTGGCACCGGATGCGGAAATTGTTCCCACTGCATACCACCCCAATCTTGCCGAGAAGGGAATTTCCCTCCTTGAAAATGGAACGTCGAATCAGAAAGTTGCTCTGAGAACTGTGGAGACTATGCCTCCTAGATATGACAGCGCCGATCCGGCAGTTATGGCCTCAAACGGCAATGACACCAACCAACACGAACAAAATGTGCTCAACAGCCCCATCGCCTTTGATACCTCGAATGCTCTATTTGAAAACGAAGTGATGACTATGGAGGTATTGAAGATCATCGAAAGTTATGGCGTTGACTTTGAGAAGTCGGGTATCTCCTGGAAGGGCTTTGAGTCGTTTGTTCCAATTGTTCTGGAGCAAATCAGCAGACAAGAGCCAATCCGCATGATCTTGCCCGCCTTTCCTTTCAAGTCCCCCAATGCGCGGAGTAAAGTGCTGGGTATGATGCCTGACTTTGGTGAGGAATTGGCGTTGGCTCATTTGAATGGACTTTGCCAAAACATCGGGGAAGTATATGGCCCTGGTGCCGACATCTACATCAGTTCGGATGGCCTTGTATACAATG ATATTCTGGGCGTTCCCGATGAAACGGTTTGGGACTATGGAGAGACCCTGCGAAAAATGGCCATCGAGAAAGAACTCCACCATGTCAAATTCATTCGGCTGTTCGAGCTTCTCGAGCATCCATGGTTCCCATCCTCAAATCCAGAGTCTGCAAAGGCATTCTATCTGGCTCATGCCCGTTGTCTCCGCCGAGAACTCATGTATTCTTTTGCAGATCCGAGCTTCGACGCGACGCAGGCTATCAAAACTGACAATGACACATGCCTGACATACCGTGGCTACATCAAGTTCTTGACCAAGGATCTAGCCCATCtggaagagaaggagaaatCGATGTCGAAACGCGCTCGGCAGGCACAAATTGCCGACACGGCACGGCAGATGATCATTCGGGGCAAAATGTTCGCGGCGGCCATCAAAGCCAACCGCAAAGACTATGTCCGACTGTCCATCCACGAATCTGCGGGCGAGAAAAAACTTTCTGTTTCGCTTATTCCACAGCGTCGAGGTATACTGGGACATACCCCTTGGCACTCTTCTGTGGCCGTCGGACTGGACGGGTCATATCGCACGGTCCACGCTGAAGACGTACGCGACACGCACGATCTCATCTATAAGAACGGACAACCATATTTCTTCCGTGAAAGATCTGGTCTCTTTGACTGGACCGAGGACGGCCTATCTGTCAAGTTCGAGCATCTCTATCCCTGCGGACTTCTTATCCGCCCTGCCGACATCGACAATGTCAATCCGCCGCCGTCCATCCGGTCCATCCCCATGCAAAAGGTCCGCCAACTGTCGAATGGCATGTCGCCAATTGTCATTCGCGGATTTTCCGAAACGCTCGAGGAGGATCTCTACGTCAAGAAGGGAGAAGAGCTTGGAATCATTCTGCCGTGGAGTTTCGGTATCATCCAAAAGGTGCGAGACAACGGCCGCTCTGACAAGATGGGCAACAACGTGACATCCAACGAGGCCATGCCGATGCATTTCGACGGGATCTTCAAGTTCGCGGAGATCACCGACCCTGAAACAGGCGAGACGAAGAAAGTCCAAGATCCCCCGGGCTATCAGTTCTTCACTTGTCCTGCCACTGCGCCCAAGGGCAATGGGTACACCTTATTTGCGAGCTCCCGACTTTTTTTCCGGTTCCTGCCTCTCCCTTGGTCTACTGAGCGTCTTGAAAAGGTTACCTGGGCTATGGATAATGACGGATTTTGGGATGCGAAACTCAAGAACCTCCCCTTGATCGTGAAGCATCCTGTCTCTGGATTACCATGTCTACGTTGGCACCAGCCTTGGGACGCGACCAAGACCAAATTCTCGACGTGTGATGTTACAATCGAGAATGATGACCCGGATCTGGTAAAAGTTGTGGATCGCCTCACCTATGACTACAGAGTTTGCCTTCGCTTTGGTTGGGAGAAGGGTGATCTGCTGGTTAGTGACAACGCTGCCATGCTGCACACTCGAACTGGATATCTCAGTGACTGTGACCGAGAGCTATGGCGAATTCACTGCGACTGA
- a CDS encoding Basic-leucine zipper (bZIP) transcription factor, whose product MKIKEQSKSPKDEDILSQTQDPLERRRLQNRLSQRNHRRKIRERIAKLQERVIANELRAAAALNGWDQVYNPFLFPGSHSSSSENELELTSREVSPLLPYQCTSFMPSHPSFSQSWPNDFHTLPQHVYPGDLSQFTGASEALPISPITSTAAQPIHSMSLASSHLGGDVPRNMMGIPATLGPDSLSTSTPNQPLYYVATEEALPQIIQVINTMSPQYKVIVLVPLESPKSASMASCPSPTSLYSAGHNGSDHGLAAHQPSSQNLACLCYSYNVHLESPAHSAARPWIDGDLYAQVCPLHKTANTVPPRAAFPRVLFAVTEDW is encoded by the exons ATGAAGATTAAAGAACAGTCAAAAAGTCCCAAAGATGAGGACATCCTCAGCCAAACACAAGATCCGTTGGAAAGAAGGAGACTACAAAACCGCCTATCTCAGAGGAATCACC GTCGCAAAATCCGAGAACGCATCGCGAAGCTTCAAGAGCGGGTGATTGCCAACGAACTCAGAGCTGCAGCTGCTCTCAACGGATGGGATCAGGTGTACAACCCTTTCCTCTTCCCAGGATCTCActcatcttcttcggagAATGAGCTTGAATTGACCTCACGAGAAGTTTCCCCTTTATTACCATACCAATGTACTTCATTCATGCCGTCACATCCTTCGTTTTCGCAATCATGGCCAAATGACTTCCATACACTCCCACAGCACGTGTATCCCGGCGATCTATCCCAATTCACTGGAGCCAGCGAAGCACTTCCAATATCTCCTATCACAAGCACTGCAGCCCAGCCAATTCACAGCATGTCACTAGCCAGCTCACACCTTGGTGGCGATGTACCCCGGAATATGATGGGCATCCCAGCTACCTTGGGACCGGACTCCCTGTCTACATCAACGCCTAATCAGCCGCTGTACTACGTTGCGACTG AAGAGGCCTTGCCGCAAATTATTCAGGTCATCAACACCATGTCTCCCCAGTACAAAGTGATCGTTCTGGTTCCTCTGGAGTCTCCGAAATCGGCTTCGATGGCTTCCTGTCCTTCACCAACTTCTCTCTATAGTGCTGGTCATAACGGTTCAGACCATGGTCTTGCAGCACATCAGCCTAGCTCGCAGAATCTGGCGTGTCTGTGTTATTCTTACAACGTCCATTTGGAATCTCCTGCACACTCCGCCGCAAGACCATGGATAGACGGGGATTTATATGCGCAAGTTTGCCCTTTACACAAGACGGCAAATACAGTCCCACCAAGGGCGGCGTTTCCG AGAGTGCTCTTTGCCGTCACTGAAGATTGGTAG
- a CDS encoding MRNA splicing protein Yju2, with product MAERKVLSKYYPPDFDPSAIEGKSKRSRKDGKPEPKLTASRLMTPFSMKCTHCGEFIPKGRKFNARKETVEEKYLSIPIFRFYIRCSRCSGEITFRTDPKNNDYQCERGAKRNFEVWRDAKDEKYNDETEEQTLDRLEKEHGAKEEQLERDKMAELEDKMLDSKREMQVADALDEIRTRNARIERTEALGDKADIATAQEKVDEEALRIAKEEDEEMEVLLQEFRAKQRAVRQAAMDAEIEEFNARIGAPPKNPYPWGKRINKRRRGPEGNALTPKPSKE from the exons ATGGCTGAGCGTAAGGTCCTCTCAAAGTATTACCCACCGGACTTTGATCCGTCTGCGATCGAGGGCAAATCCAAGCGTTCTCGCAAGGATGGAAAACCCGAGCCGAAACTGACTGCCAGCCGTCTGATGACCCCATTCTCGATGAAATGCACTCATTGTGGCGAGTTCATTCCCAAGGGTCGTAAGTTCAACGCGCGCAAGGAGACCGTTGAAGAGAAGTACCTGTCAATCCCGATCTTCCGGTTCTACATCCGTTGCAGCCGTTGCAGCGGCGAGATCACTTTCCGCACCGATCCCAAGA ACAACGACTACCAGTGCGAACGCGGCGCCAAGCGCAACTTCGAAGTCTGGCGTGACGCCAAAGACGAAAAGTACAACGACGAGACCGAGGAGCAGACTCTTGACCGACTTGAGAAGGAGCATGGCGCAAAGGAAGAGCAGCTCGAGCGTGACAAGATGGCCGAACTCGAAGACAAGATGCTCGACTCCAAGCGCGAGATGCAGGTCGCTGACGCCCTCGACGAAATCCGAACCCGCAATGCGCGCATCGAGCGCACCGAGGCCCTCGGCGACAAAGCTGATATCGCTACTGCCCAGGAAAAGGTCGATGAGGAGGCCCTCCGCATTGCtaaggaagaggatgaggagatggAGGTTCTTCTCCAGGAGTTCAGGGCCAAGCAGCGTGCCGTACGCCAGGCAGCGATGGACGCTGAAATTGAAGAATTCAACGCAAGGATTGGGGCTCCGCCGAAAAATCCTTACCCATGGGGCAAGAGAATCAACAAGCGCCGCCGTGGCCCCGAGGGTAACGCTTTGACGCCCAAGCCAAGCAAGGAATAA
- a CDS encoding ThiJ/PfpI family protein gives MSSESPNKYYKVGVLLFPGADILDFAGPMEVLSHVSHNRNPENPDRMFEIRTIACSPAIRAASSLTVHADLLLPDAIDQIADFDILVIPGGPPSVVQPLIENHAPELDLIRKFAALPRDTSPGTRVLLSVCTGAFLLGAAGVLSGMTVTTHHHALNKLREICAHCNAPSEPATTVLHKRFLDGGLLKGGGIRLLTAGGISSGLDATFYLVSQLATPDMAVFVTRVMEYDWRELKE, from the coding sequence ATGTCTTCTGAGTCCCCCAACAAGTACTACAAAGTCGGGGTCCTCCTGTTTCCTGGAGCAGACATCCTCGACTTTGCAGGCCCAATGGAAGTCTTATCCCATGTCTCGCACAACAGAAACCCAGAAAACCCCGACAGAATGTTCGAAATCAGAACTATCGCTTGCAGCCCCGCAATTCGTGCTGCGAGTTCGCTTACAGTTCACGCAGACCTGCTTTTGCCTGATGCAATCGATCAGATTGCAGACTTTGATATCCTGGTCATCCCGGGTGGCCCCCCGTCAGTCGTGCAGCCATTAATCGAAAATCATGCACCGGAACTTGATTTGATTCGAAAATTTGCAGCGCTACCTAGGGATACCTCACCAGGCACCAGGGTTTTGCTGTCAGTCTGTACCGGCGCCTTTCTACTTGGGGCTGCGGGTGTACTCAGTGGAATGACCGTGACAACCCATCACCATGCTCTTAACAAACTTCGAGAGATCTGTGCTCATTGCAATGCTCCAAGTGAGCCCGCTACGACCGTATTGCACAAGCGATTTCTTGATGGGGGTCTATTGAAGGGCGGAGGGATTCGACTCCTCACGGCTGGAGGGATAAGCTCGGGCTTAGATGCCACATTCTACCTTGTTAGTCAATTGGCAACACCTGATATGGCGGTCTTTGTTACTCGGGTTATGGAGTACGATTGGCGTGAGCTCAAAGAGTGA
- a CDS encoding 20S cyclosome subunit (Cut9/Cdc16), putative: protein MERFLRSWRQDALNRGQHDSAIYIGDKVLALTNSDSDAFWLAQVHFSNNNFTRALALLSRKDLVSRSTACRYLAAHCYIKQNQFEQALSILGEHNPTDLIRNNHTRRKIQHQSHVTLRNGKSAMPRSDRAEEREREDANNVRFEAAMCYLRGLCFAKQNAFDRARDCYKDAVRIDVQCFEAFDQLMKNSLMSPTEELEFLESLDFDSVSSPDPIMAQEAAHFTKMLYTTRLSKYSSPTILSDATETLSTHYNLADNPDILLSRAEALYTQCRFAEALGLTSSILSTSQSTDLSTTNPSIPAQNNLGHAPAIYPLHLACLYETGATNALFLLSHMLADHSPEEPYTYLAIGVYYLSVSKVAEARRFFSKASLLDPHSAPAWIGFAHTFAAEGEHDQAIAAYSTAARLFQGSHLPQLFLGMQHLALNNMALAHEYLCAAHAMSTGAAPGSVPSLTPNPSGVVSAVGGDPLVLNELGVVLYHQNHLSGAIELFGQALALATSLHCEPSAWVATRANLGHAFRRMGRLSDSLREFDECLRVGAGGSSMGYSPFLGGGTGGSAAIATASGVGGYEDRGLMGSLHTSRGLVLLELGRTTDAVTALHEAVRVLGASGGGDAAGGAGVAGTLLSRALELWALEGRQQDRMALEDSMREASAAPSKRRGSTRSREHKGKERVAPEEMSRRRARQGPFVEGWTEEAAQIVTPPAEDEKVEMDLDNEADGLLRRALGRVRNTRQRRPAVPTTPDMDARETPAPSSRSRGIRHGRSHSGQ from the exons ATGGAAAGGTTCCTGCGCTCGTGGCGACAGGACGCGTTGAATCGTGGCCAGCATGATTCCGCAATCTACATAGGGGACAAAGTCCTGGCGCTGACCA ACAGTGACTCTGACGCGTTTTGGCTGGCTCAGGTACATTTCTCAAATAACAACTTCACACGCGCCCTGGCCCTTCTCTCCCGCAAGGATCTCGTTTCTCGAAGCACCGCCTGCCGCTACCTTGCTGCGCACTGCTACATCAAACAGAATCAATTCGAACAAGCCCTCTCCATTCTTGGTGAACACAACCCTACGGACCTCATCCGCAATAACCACACCCGGCGCAAGATCCAACACCAAAGCCATGTTACACTGCGCAATGGGAAGAGCGCGATGCCGCGGAGTGATCGAGCCGAGGAGCGAGAACGCGAGGATGCCAATAATGTGCGATTTGAAGCTGCTATGTGTTATTTACGGGGCCTTTGCTTTGCTAAGCAGAATGCGTTTGACCGTGCCCGGGACTGTTATAAAGATGCCGTGCGGATTGATGTGCAGTGTTTCGAAGCATTCGACCAGCTCATGAAGAACTCCCTAATGTCTCCCACCGAGGAATTGGAATTCCTTGAATCCCTTGACTTTGATTCCGTCTCATCTCCCGATCCCATAATGGCACAAGAAGCCGCCCACTTCACGAAGATGCTGTACACGACCCGTCTATCGAAATACTCCTCCCCTACCATCCTTTCCGACGCCACCGAAACCCTATCGACACATTACAATCTTGCCGACAACCCCGACATTCTCCTATCCCGCGCCGAAGCTTTGTATACGCAATGTCGGTTTGCAGAAGCTCTGGGGTTGACGTCCTCTATCCTCTCCACATCCCAATCAACCGACCTGTCCACCACAAATCCCAGCATTCCAGCACAGAATAACCTTGGTCATGCTCCAGCCATTTATCCGCTCCACTTGGCTTGCCTTTACGAGACCGGTGCCACAAATGCCCTATTCCTACTCTCTCACATGCTCGCGGATCACTCCCCCGAGGAGCCATATACATATCTGGCAATTGGTGTCTACTATTTGTCGGTATCCAAGGTGGCCGAGGCGCGGCGCTTCTTCTCGAAGGCTTCACTGCTAGATCCTCATTCGGCCCCGGCTTGGATTGGATTCGCGCACACCTTTGCGGCAGAGGGTGAACACGATCAAGCTATCGCAGCCTACAGCACTGCTGCTCGACTTTTCCAGGGCAGCCATCTCCCCCAACTCTTCTTAGGGATGCAACATCTCGCCCTCAATAACATGGCTCTGGCACACGAGTATCTATGTGCGGCTCACGCGATGTCCACTGGAGCTGCTCCCGGCTCTGTGCCTTCCCTCACACCGAATCCCTCGGGGGTCGTCTCAGCCGTCGGTGGGGATCCACTGGTTCTCAACGAGCTGGGAGTTGTCCTTTATCACCAGAATCATCTTAGCGGTGCCATCGAATTGTTTGGGCAAGCACTGGCCCTAGCTACTTCTCTCCACTGCGAACCCAGCGCCTGGGTGGCTACACGTGCGAACCTGGGTCATGCCTTCCGTCGCATGGGCCGTCTCTCTGATTCCCTTCGTGAATTCGATGAATGCCTCCGCGTGGGCGCAGGAGGGAGCAGTATGGGCTACTCGCCATTTTTGGGCGGTGGTACGGGTGGCTCCGCGGCGATCGCGACCGCATCCGGGGTTGGGGGCTACGAAGATCGGGGGCTGATGGGTTCTCTACACACGTCTCGTGGCCTTGTGTTACTAGAATTGGGACGAACCACGGACGCGGTGACTGCCTTGCATGAGGCCGTACGTGTACTTGGAGCGAGTGGTGGCGGCGATGCAGCCGGGGGTGCGGGCGTGGCCGGTACATTACTTTCCCGGGCACTCGAGCTCTGGGCCCTGGAGGGGCGACAACAGGACCGTATGGCTTTGGAGGATAGTATGCGAGAAGCCAGTGCAGCCCCTTCCAAACGCCGGGGGTCAACTCGGTCTCGTGAACACAAGGGCAAAGAGCGAGTCGCTCCGGAAGAGATGTCTCGACGGCGTGCACGTCAGGGGCCCTTTGTGGAAGGGTGGACGGAGGAGGCGGCTCAGATCGTCACGCCCCCGGCTGAAGACGAGAAGGTTGAAATGGATCTCGACAACGAAGCTGACGGGCTTTTGCGCCGAGCTCTCGGCCGTGTTCGAAATACACGACAACGTCGGCCAGCAGTACCTACCACCCCAGACATGGATGCCCGCGAAACGCCTGCTCCATCCAGTCGCAGTCGGGGGATACGACATGGTCGGAGTCACTCTGGACAATGA
- a CDS encoding Cytochrome P450 — translation MAFSSLLFLTLITFLFPPLLFLSWYLHVPRNLPNLPRIPIYVSILGLWSSMGQDEIYERWFRAPLEKHGAVLVWVAGRWSVLVSRPDWLTDMFRNEQIYAKAGSQVKIPHAVIAALVGDNIINAHGENWKLYTGIMKAGLQKKVFETTSLLKQSRKLVHILMDLQKETGAEKGILVMADVQKWAVDVMGENFLDLDLKSLGQPNGAVRIEALQSVIKTTLFNPLYFSFPDLDHFPWLLPSRKRAYSIMHEFDNRLYAMIMTMLHKRTSSKSTQSEEMVSHMLGEAYTAGRITEKQFRDNLKITFLTAHENAQQLVTSMFWQLGTRVDIQDRLREEILATAKIHLNPSQEVVNDLPYLTAVVLELLRLFPPVCQLVNRVALQPALLGGELPIPKGTFVGWNAWAVHSNPDVWGEDAREFRAERWGDTVSEMQGRFRRETVRGTYVPFNAHKRRCLGQGFALLQVKILLFVLLGRVSWVVDPEYRLKMTPGGILAPLGCRVILTELQSSA, via the exons ATGGCATTCTCTTCACTACTTTTCTTGACACTCATAACCTTCCTGTTCCCCCCTCTCCTGTTCCTATCCTGGTACCTCCACGTCCCACGAAACCTCCCAAACCTCCCCAGAATCCCAATCTACGTCTCAATCCTCGGCCTTTGGTCCTCAATGGGCCAAGACGAGATCTACGAACGATGGTTCAGAGCTCCACTAGAGAAACATGGCGCCGTGTTAGTGTGGGTCGCTGGACGGTGGAGTGTTCTCGTTTCACGACCGGATTGGTTAACCGATATGTTCCGCAACGAACAAATCTATGCAAAAGCCGGGAGCCAGGTGAAGATTCCGCATGCCGTTATAGCGGCGCTGGTTGGGGATAACATCATCAATGCCCATGGCGAGAATTGGAAGCTCTACACTGGCATCATGAAGGCCGGGTTGCAGAAGAAGGTTTTTGAGACAACTTCGTTACTCAAACAGTCCAGGAAGTTGGTCCATATTCTGATGGATTTGCAGAAGGAGACTGGGGCGGAGAAAGGTATTCTGGTGATGGCAGATGTGCAGAAATGGGCTGTGGATGTGATGGGCGAGAACTTCCTGGATTTGGATCTGAAG AGCCTAGGTCAACCCAACGGCGCCGTCCGAATCGAAGCCCTCCAATCCGTGATCAAAACAACCCTCTTCAACCCACTGTACTTCAGCTTCCCCGATCTCGACCACTTTCCCTGGCTGCTGCCGTCCCGCAAACGCGCCTACTCCATAATGCACGAGTTCGACAACCGCCTCTATGCCATGATTATGACCATGCTTCACAAGCGCACATCAAGCAAATCCACCCAATCCGAAGAGATGGTCTCCCACATGCTCGGCGAAGCATACACAGCAGGCCGCATCACCGAGAAGCAGTTCCGCGATAATCTCAAAATAACATTCCTGACTGCACACGAGAACGCGCAGCAACTCGTCACGTCGATGTTCTGGCAGCTGGGTACTCGAGTCGATATCCAGGATCGGTTACGAGAGGAGATTCTGGCGACAGCCAAGATCCACCTGAATCCATCCCAGGAAGTTGTCAACGATCTCCCATATCTCACAGCGGTGGTTTTGGAGTTACTTCGTCTCTTCCCGCCTGTGTGTCAGCTCGTGAACCGGGTTGCCTTGCAGCCGGCGCTGCTGGGGGGAGAACTTCCCATCCCGAAGGGTACGTTTGTGGGCTGGAATGCGTGGGCGGTGCATAGTAATCCTGATGTATGGGGTGAGGATGCGCGCGAGTTCCGGGCGGAGAGGTGGGGGGATACGGTTTCGGAGATGCAGGGACGGTTTCGGAGAGAGACGGTTCGGGGAACGTATGTTCCATTTAATGCGCATAAGCGGAGGTGTCTTGGGCAGGGGTTTGCGTTGTTGCAGGTGAAGATTCTGTTGTTTGTTTTGCTGGGGAGGGTGAGTTGGGTTGTTGATCCTGAATATCGGTTGAAGATGACGCCG GGTGGGATTCTGGCGCCGCTGGGATGTCGGGTTATTCTAACCGAGTTGCAATCTTCGGCATAA